The genomic window TGATAAACGTCTCGACTTTATTCAAACCGATGCGGCCATTAACCCTGGTAACTCTGGGGGTCCATTATTAAATAGTAAAGGAGAGGTCATTGGGATTAATACAGCCATTCGGGCCGATGCTATGGGGATTGGTTTTGCTATCCCTATCAATAAAGCCAAAACTCTAGAAAAAATCCTGGCCTCAGGGCAAAAGGTTCCTCATCCTTATATTGGGGTGCAAATGATTAATATTACCCCCGAAATTGCTAAGGAAAACAACCGTAACCCCAATTCTCCGATGATGGTTGCTGAGGTAGAGGGCATTTTAGTGGTGCAAGTGGTTCCCAATAGTCCAGCCGAAAGAGCAAGATTACGCCGTGGGGATGTGATTGTGGGGGTTAATGGACAACCGGTGAAGGATGGAACCGATTTACAAAAAATTGTCGAAAAAGCGGGCATCAACTCCAGTTTAAGATTGAAATTGTATCGAGGCGATCGCTTATTGGAGTTGACAGTGAAAACAGAACAAATGCAAGGAGTATCCTAGTCATTTAATCTTTTTTAGTTTTAAGAATAGGGGGCAACCAACCGTTGACCCCTATTTAATGTTTAATAAGTATGTTAAGGTTAAAAGCATAACAATAAAAAAATTATTAAATTAGTTTTTCTTAGAGAGAATATAATGGAATCTTCTTTTAAGATAGTTCATCTTGAAACCTATAAGAATCGATGTCTAGAATTTTTTAATTTCCCCTCCTTTTCCTGGCGTTTTTTACGGTTAGCATCCATCAATATTTTATCTAATTTAATGGTTCCCATTGCGGGTTTACTCAGTATTACCTTTTTGGGACATTTACAGGATATTCATCATTTAGCAGGGGTAACATTAGCCACCATTATTTTTAACTATCTTTATCGTGCCTTAGGATTTTTACGCACCAGCACAACAGGAATAACCGCCCAAGGAATGGGCAGAAAAGATTCTCAAGACGTTTTATTAGTGTTACTTAAAAATGGACTATTAGCCTTAAGTTTGGGATTGATTATCTTATTATTACAGTATCCGTTAAGGTGGATCGGATTTAATTTAGTCAGTGCTGCTCCCTTAGTCAAAGCATCGGCTCAAGCTTATTATGATACTCGTATTCTCGGCGCACCGGCTGCTTTGCTCAATTTTGTGCTTATTGGTTGGTTTTTAGGAAAAGAACAAAGTAGTAAAGTATTGTGGCTGTCTATTATTGGCAATGGAGCCAACGTTATTCTAGATTATTTATTAATTATTCGTTGGGGTTTAGACAGTAGTGGGGCTGGTTTAGCTACGTCTTTAAGTCAGATTATCATGTGTTTAGTAGGGGTTCTTTTTGTTTCCCTAGACATTAATTGGAACGAAGTGAAGCAGATTGTTCAAAAAATTTCTTTTGAACAATGGAAAGGGAATTTAATGTTAAATCGTGATTTATTTATTCGTACATTAATTTTATTATCTGCTTTCTCTTTATTTACTAATGTTAGTTCTGCTATGGGAACCTTAGTGTTAGCAGAAAATTCTGTTTTATTGCAAGTTTTTTCTTTAGTGGTATATTTTATCGATGGTTTAGCCTTTGCTACTGAATCTTTAGCCGGAAATTTTAAAGGACAAGGTATCAAAAAACAGTTAATTCCTTTACTCAAGTTTTCAGGAAGTCTTAGTTTTATATTAGCTTTAATTTCCGTTTCCGTTTTAATCTTATTTCCTAAAACTTTATTTGGCTTATTAACCAATCATACAGAAATTTATCCTTATCTCATCTCCCATGTAATTTGGTTATTACCCGTACTGGGGTTTGGTTCGATTGCATTTATTTTAGATGGTTACTTTATCGGTCTGGCAGAAGGGGTGATGTTAAGAAACACCGCTTTTGGATCAACATTTATCGGTTTTGTGCCTGTTGCAATTATAGCCTGGCATTACAATAACAGTAATTTATTGTGGTTAGCTTTATCTTTATTTATGGCGACTAGGGTTTTATTATTAGGTTTAAAAGTGCCTAAAACATTAGACAACCTTTAAGATATAGCTTGGCCATTAGATGGGATTGTCTTCAGCTAACAAAGCTTCTGCGTTCTCACTCGAAAGGGGACGAGAAAATAAATAACCTTGGCCATATTTGCAACGGAGGGATTCTAATATATTCATTTGTCCTTCCGTTTCAATGCCTTCAGCAATTACATCTAAATCCAAATTATGACCTAGAGAAATGATCGTCCGTACGATTTGAATGTATTTATGACTGTCTTTTCCGTCTTCCATCCGTCCCACAAAGGATTTATCCACTTTAAGCGTATCCACAGGAAAACGATGTAAATAACTCAACGACGAGTAACCTGTCCCAAAATCATCAATGCTTAAGCGTAATCCTAAGCCTTTTAAACGATTGAGAAGAGAGATAGCCTCTTCTACATTATTCATGATCATACTTTCGGTGATTTCTAATTTTAAGCGATCGCCTTCAATCCCTGCCACATCGAGAATGGTTTGAATTTGCTTGACTAGGTTCGGTTGAGAAAATTGACGGCCGGATAAATTGACACTCATAATTAAAGCAGGATTACGAGGAAACCGCTCATGCCAAGCTCGAATTTGACGACAAGCTTCGGTTAAAATCCACTCTCCTAAAGGAACAATTAACCCTGTTTCTTCGGCCACAGGAATAAAGTCCCCTGGGGAAACAAATCCTCGTGTTTTAGAATTCCAACGCACTAACGCTTCAAAACCCGCAATGTTGCCCGTGGTTAAAGAAATAATCGGTTGATAATACAATTGAAATTCTTTTTGTTCTAACCCTAAACGTAAATCCGTTTCTAAATGCCAACGTTGTACCGCTTGGGTGTCCATTCCTGCTTCAAAGATTTGGGGACGACTGCAATTAAATTCCTTAGCTTTATGCATCGCAATATCAGCATAACGGAGTAATTCTGGTCCATGAAAGTTTCTGCCTGTTTCCTCGAAAGAAATACCCACTGTGACAGTGGGATAAATTTCTTGTCCTTGCCAAGATAGGGGTTGACTCAACACCTGTTGTAATTTTTCAGCAAACGAGACTACATCTTGTTTGTCTTTAACTGGTTTTAACCAGATGGCAAATTCATCGCCCCCAACCCGTCCCAAATGCTTCCGAGAATTAAGCTGTTGTTGGAGACGTTGGGACATGGCCGTTAATAAATAATCCCCTGCTTGATGGCCTAAGCCGTCATTAATGCTTTTGAAACGATTGACATCAATGAATAAAACCGCCACTAATTCCGATTGTTGGCTAATATTTTGATGATTTAGTTGTTGTAATCTTTGTTCTAGGGATCTTCGGTTGGCCAGTCCTGTGAGGGGGTCATGATAAGTTTGATAGACGGTTTTATAGGCTAAAACACAGGTTCCTGAGAGTAAAAAACCCAGTAGAGGCGGAACTAAAGGAATCCAACCGGATTGGGTAAATAGTAAAAAACAGAGTCCCCAGAGTCCTGCCACCACAAGGATAACATTGCCCCCTAAAATCCAGAGACGCTGCGATCGCCAAACTACCACTCCTCCCAACAAAGACCAAAACCCAATCCAGACCCACTCTACCCCTTCTGGCCAAAACCAAAACGTTTGTTCTTCTTGGAGGACAGTTCCCAGAAGTTGACTGACAATTTGCCCGTGAATTTCCACTCCGGCCATTTCAAAGTTTTCTGTGGCTGTGGCACTATAAGGGGTAGGAAAGGTATCTTTTTCATTGGGCGTTGTTACCCCAATTAAAACAATTTTATCTTTGATTAAATTCGGATCAAAATTACCCGTTAAAACATCAGTTAAAGAAATAACTTGCCTAATTTGCTTTGAACGATATTTAACTAAAATTTGCCAGCCCATTGCTTCAGACGGAGGTAAAACATAGCCACCAGAAGTATTATTCAGGGCAATAATTTTTGTAGAGTTAAGTTTTAAATAGTCAGGATTAACTTGAAAAGATGAATAATTATCACTTAAATAATTTAAAACAATTTGTAAAGCAAAAGAATACTCTTTTATTTTTCCCGAAGGAGACTCAACATATAAAAAAGTTCGGCGGACTACATTATCAGGATCGATCGGTAAATCACTAAATCCGACTCGATTTTTAGGAACTGTTTCAGGAGCAGTAACCCCAGGTTCGTCACCCATCGGTAGTTGTTTAACAACAACAATATTATCTTGTTCTAGAGCTTTTGTTAAAGTGTCAGTTCCTGGCGGATGAGGAATATCACGATAAATATCTAAGGCAATTAATCTAGGATTATGCTCTTGTAATTGATTCAAAACTTTGGCAATGACTTCATCAGTTAACGGCCATTTTTTTTGTTGTTTAATATCCTCTTCGTTGACCTCAACAATTAATAAACGAGGATCAGAACCATTACTAGACACAACTCGTACCATTTGATCATAAGCCACTAATTCTAAGAATTGTAAATGACCTGTTTGTCTTAAGGTGATGATTCCTCCAGTCACGAACAAAGTTGAGATGATAATAGAAGGTAGAGAAAATAGCCAAAGCTGTTGCGATTGTTTTTGATTATTTTTACCCGAATTAACAGGAATTCTTTTGATGTCTTCAGAAGATTTCTCGTTACTATTATCAACGAGAAAAGAACGAATTACTTGATGCAACTTAGTGATCACTACAGTTTTGATGAATGAGTAAACAAACAGATAAGATAGTTTAACTGAGAAGGACTTTCCTGTGCTGATGACATAATAGGGTTAATCTGAAAAGGTGGTGTGATCCTAATCACAATGATGCTTAAAAAACTAGACAGCAAAGGAGAATGGAGAGTAAGATAGAAAGTAAGTTTATACAATTTATTATGTTAATTATTGTATCTAATCTTAGAGGATAAATCTTAAAACAAAATTAGTTAGGAAACTTTAAATAATTATAGAAATTGACAAGGACATTGAAACCATGTTTGACAACAAACCAATTAAAACAACAACAGGAGTGGTCACCGTGTCCGCCCTGATGCTACTCTCGTTTACCAGTATAGGGGCTACCCAAACAGAAAGGGGTAGAAATAACGCCAATCAACCAGAAGAATCCATCGCTGACAGCATTCCCGATCGCCGTAAAGGTGGAGCCAGTCGTAGACCCCAAACCTCGCAAAATACAGAGGATGAGGAGGTAGTCCAAGCTCCCCAAAGACGTAAACCGGCAGCTAGTCGTAACGATAATAATCAATGTAACTTTAATCCTCAAGAACTGGTGGCTTTGATCCCAGAAAATCTTCACGGAAAAACCACAGAGCTTTCCCCTACATTATACTTTTCCGTTCCTGCTATTACAGCCAGCACAGAAATCGAATTTGTTCTACGAGGTCCTGAGGATGAATTAATAGAAAAACAAACTTTCTCAGGCAAAGGACAAGCAGGAATTATGAGCTTAAAATTGCCCAAAGTTCCCCACCTTTCCTCGGCTAACTCCGAGAAAACTTACCATTGGTATTTATCAATTATTTGTAATCAAAGCGATCGGGCTGATGATGTAGTCGTCGAAGGATTACTACAACCCATTACCCTCCAATCGAACCTACTCCAACAGCTAGAAACGGCTACCCTGGAAGAACGGATCAAACTGTATCAATCCCATGATCTTTGGCACGAAAGGTTACATACCTTAGCCAAAATGAGGCGATCACAACCCCAAAATACTCAACTCGCTCAAAAACTGGGAGAGTTACTTGAATCGGTTCAATTAGATCCCACCATCGGACAAAAACCCTTATTAGAGACTGAAATGCTCAGTTTAAGCCATTAATGACGGTAAAAAAGGGATTTGAGGAAAAATTGCGGTAGCACTAACATTCTTCGCCAACGCCAAGGTTCTTGATAGAGCCGATATAACCACTCTAAATTATTATTCCGTAACCACCCAGGGGCCCGACTCTTTGTTCCTGACCAAATATCAAAACTACCCCCAACCCCTACCCAAATAGCTTGGGGACACAACGCTCTATTTTCACGAATCCATACTTCTTGGCGAGGAACCCCCAACCCCACCAAAATTAAGCGAGGTTGTTGTATTTTTAGGGTATTTTTCCAGGTTTCCTGTTCTTCTGGAGAAAGATACCCATGAGCGGTAATAATATTGGCTTCAGGCAATTTGCCACGCCAATAGTCTGCGGCCGCTGCTGTTACTCCTGGTTTACCCCCATAAAAAGCAATCACATTCCCTTGACCATTGCTTCCTAACCCTTCAATCAACGACTGGGCTAATTCAATCCCCGGACAGCGTTGCTGTTGTTGTCCTCTCATTTTTAAATAGATAACCACACCAGCCCCATCAGGAATAACTAAATCCGCTTCTTTAATGATTTTAGCTACTAGTGGGTCTTTTTCGGCTAACATTGCCATTTCTGCGTTTAGGGTGACCACATGAACCCCTTGCTCTTTCTCAAGGCATTGCAGCAACCAACCAGTATAGTTATCCGATAAGTGAACCGGTAAACCGAGAACAGACGAAGTTTTAGGGGAAGTTCGCATGACCATAGACCATATCTCTACATAGGGAACAGGGAATAAGTTGCTTTTCAAAATCCACAGGCGATTACCTTCTACCTTCTGCCTCCTGACTCCTACCTTCTTTATCCTTAAAACGGACAAAATTGGGCAAAATCATCATACTAATTAACCCTAACCAGGCTAAACCACTAATCCAGTTGGCCCAAGCTAACCCATGAAAGGTCGTGCGAATAGTATACGTTCCTGGTTTAAGGTCTAACCCTGTTAAATTGTAGTCTCGATAATAAACAGCAAAAATCTTGTTAAATCCCTTATCATTAACCCACACTTTTAACATATCGGGATAATACAGCACAGGTAACTGGACAATATTAGCTTCTTCTGAAACGGTAATTTCACACACCGTACTTACGCCTTGTTGCTGACAGTTTTCTTCTGTTTCCGTGACGGGGATTAAGGTATGTTTAGGTAACATTCCATCTAAAAACAGTTGCTTAACTCGGATATTCAACGGTTGACCATTACGAGTCTCCCCTTGAACTACAAATTTTAAGCCAAAATCATGACTAGATTCGGGGAGGGATGGCAAGGGAACCTCTCCTTTTAACTCACGGGAAACCAGGGGAAAAGAACCAATCACTTTACCGTCAAGATGAACTTCTAAGGTAGCAGTCTCAGCAATATTTTCTAAGGGGACTTCTCCTTCGATAAACAGTACAGGGTTTTCTCCTGGTTCCCAAACTGGATAACGCAATTCTGCTTCTAGTAGTAAAGGATGATTAACAAAGGTATTCCAGGTGCTATATCCAGGAGTCCAGTCAGGATGTAATAAGGGTAATTCTGCTTTTCCATAAAGGGTTGTAATGGGACTGCGATCGAGATAATCTAATGCCCCAGAATAGCGAAATAAAGGTTCTTGTAGTAATTGATCAACGGTTAAGGTTCCCTTCGCTGCAGGAAGCCAAGGACGACTCGCAAAGACAATAATTAAAATCCCTAGAATGAGATGACGACGGTCTAATCTTCTCCTAAAGATTAACACCGTAGCGTAGGCTGTTAATAATGCCCCTGCCCACATGACATGAGTTAAAAGACGAAAAGTGAATTGTGTCACCCATAATTGACGGGGTAAAATAGCCCAAATATTAATGGGACTCCAAGTCAAAAATAGAGCCACAGCGAATACCCAAAGTAGAGCAATCATGTAGGGACGAGTTTTGTTGAGTTTAGCAGGGATAGAAGGAGAAAAATAATAATAGTACATCACTACAAGCCAAGCCCCTAATAAAATCCATCCTATAGCAGGATGTAAACCATAAGTCCCTGCTAAACCTGTTTCCGAGGGTTCAGGGGGTAAAGATGTGGGAGAGAGTAAATTAGCGAGGGGTGTATAATTATTGGTATAAAAAGGATTATTACGGTTAAGTTGTTTAGAAATAGCTAAATGAGAAGAAATAAAAACAACAGGAGCGAGGAAATAAAATCCTAATAACCATCCTAAACCGTAACTTTGAAGAGGAGGGATTAAACGGGAAAAGGTAAAATCAGTTTTCCTTGTTTGTATAACAACAATTAAGGCTAAAAGGGCAAAAAATAAGGTGCCATAAACAAAGGTAATAATATGAGTAACGGCTAAACAAAACCAACTAATGGCACTGAAAATAAGATAACGCCGTTTTCCTGTTAAGTAACATTGAATGACATAGTATAAAACAACGGGTAAAATACCTTGGGCAATGGCTTCGGTAAAGGCTCCTCTGGCATGAATATTATTTAAAAAATAAGGAGCCGACATATAAGCAACTCCTGCTAAAATTGCAGCAACACGGGATTGCGTCAATTGACAGCTTAAACGATAGATATAAAATCCCCCGATGGTTAAAGCTATTATAATCACTAATTTATACGCTTCGTAAGGATTGGTTGGGGTCACTAATTTATAAAACCAACCTCCGATAAAATAGGGCAACTGACTATAAAATTGAAACCCAGGATAACGCCAACTATTATTTTCAAGGGGGGCAACTCTTAAGGGGAATTGTCCTTCTATAATTGCGGTTCTCGCTTGGGCAATATATCCAACATGGGAAGCAGTATCATTAAAGTTTCCGTTAATAATTTGTGATGAGGCCATAGGTGCCATTAATGATATGGCAACAATGCTATATAACAGTAAAATGCCTATAGCAAGACGATGTTTATATAGCCATTGGTGAACAGATTTTATGATATCTTTTAAAGTCATATAAGTTAAAATTCTTAATTAAGTTTATAAACAAAAATAATATCGTTTCGAGAAAAAATCGGTTGATTGTTGATTAAAAAGCTCCAATTTTCAGTAGCAACAGGATTATTCTCTTTTTGAGCATGAATTTGTTGTTTTACGGTACTATCGATAAGCAGATACTCATACGGCAGTTGGGTGATGGTTTCTGTTTCTGGATTAAATCTAGGTTGAGCATAATAGGATTGAATATTGATAGGATAGTTTTCGATTTTACTTAATAAATCAAGATATTGGACAAAACCAATATTAACCCCAAAAAGTTGATAAGTAATGACATTGTTATTATCCTCTGGTAAGCGGTTCTGGGTTAGCAAGTATTTTACCCCATGCTCGGTTTCTTGTCCCCAGTTAAGGGTTGAATCATCGGCTAATTTCCATTTTTCTTGATTCCAAAGTGGGTTAACATAACTCAAAGATTGACTAATTCCTACAATTCCTAAATAGACATAAAGGGTTAATCCTCCTAGTAAGACGTATTTTTGCCATTTATGTTTCAAAATGACTGTTAAACTAGCTATTAATAAGTAAACAAATAATACAAGAGGATAAAAATATCGATAACCAATAATAAAACGACTATCTTTAGTTAACCAAAAATAAATGAGAGGATAAGCACTGCCTAAAATGATTAAAGGTAAGATTTTTTTATTGATATAGTTTGTAATTACTATCTTCTGATAACTAATGTTATAAATTAAAGCTAACAATAAAAATAATCCGATGATAAATAGACCAGGATTTTCTTTAAACCAAAATATTTTAGTTAAATAGCCTAAAGAAGTCATTGACATGAATTGTCCATTCCAAAAAGGTTCTCTAATACCTCCTGCTGTACTCAAATTCATCTTAATGCCATCAATATAAGCCCACAAATTGTCAATTAAAGATTGATTAGGTAAATTTCTAAATGCCCACCGATACATTAAACTGATTAATAAAGCTTGAATGATTAAACTAAAAACAGCTAACACTGAAAACTGTTTCAACTTTTGTTTTTTATTTTCTTTGAATAGATATATGGCAATAAAAATATAAGTCCCTATCGTAATAGGAAGTAGAATTAAATTACTAAATTTTGCATTAAGTGCTATAAAAAAACAAACTGTAAAAACAAGAAAGTGAAATCCTAAAAAATTATCATCAGTGTTAATAACAGTATCATAAATCACCATCAACGTCAGAATAGATAATAAAGCATAGACACTAACAGCAACATCAAAAGCAATTAAAAAATTATGACTATAAAAGCTAGGAGAGAAAACATATAATACAGCAAATACTAAAGAAATTTGAGAAGGAATTTTCTTGAAAATAAAAGTATATAAATAGAACCAGATAAAAATAAAACTATTAAAAATCAAATAGGGTAAACGTAAACTCAATAATAATCGATAAAAATTATTAGCATTGTCCATTAAGAGAGTATAACCTAAATTGAAAGCTGCTAGACGTGCCTCAATACTCTCTTCTCCACTAACAATATTAATACTAGGAACTTCTAAATTATAATTAGGAAAAAATACACTCAGAATAAGGGAATTAATTAACTTAAAAAATAGAGGATGTTCTTGATTTAATCCTAAACCTTGGGTATAAGCATACGCCGCACCAATATAAGCAGATTCATCTGAAGTGATAGATGTTTGATCTATCAAATGAAAACCAATGATATAATAAAGGACTATCAAAAAAATAAACAATAATTGCCTAGGAAATTCCTCAAGACGAATATATTTAAACCCCATAAAGCTCCCATCAACCAGGATTAGTCCACCCTAAAGTCTAGTGAATAAGGTTTATCATACGTTGGATAATTTGTCAAAAAAAATTGAAACTAAATTTTAGTCAATGGTAAGAAAAGCCTAGACAAAGACTTATCATACAAAGGTTTCAGTAATTAGTAATCTGCTCATGTTTCGGGTTATGGTATATTCATTATTAATCTGAGGAACTTACAAGAGAGGCAGAAGAGTCGTATAATAAAGCATTTAGCTTAATCTATTAAGATAGGCAATTGAATCAAACTATGGCAATTAAGGATTATTTAATTAATAAACTGCGTAGAGTCTTAGGCATTATTGATATTTTAGCAGCCCTTGATCAAGTTCTAAAAGATCAAAAGCGAGAGTTAATTAAAGAAATTCTCAATCAAATTAAACCAGGAAGTATAGTTGAATGTTGTATCAATGATGTGGAACTTTTAGCCCCCATTGAACCCTTACAAGTCTATCAACATTGTGTTTTTCCTAATGCAGAACAAAAACTTAATTTTTTGATTGAAAATCATTGCGCTGAGTGGTTATGTTCTCATATAAACTATGGAGATACTGTGCTAGATATTGGGGCTGCTTTTGGGGTCATTAGTTTTCCGTTAGCTAAAGCAGTGGGTAAAAAAGGTCATATTTATGCTTTTGAACCCGCTAAAAATACCCAAGATACCTTACAAAAAATTCTCAGTTTAAATCA from Crocosphaera subtropica ATCC 51142 includes these protein-coding regions:
- the gntT gene encoding guanitoxin biosynthesis MATE family efflux transporter GntT, with protein sequence MESSFKIVHLETYKNRCLEFFNFPSFSWRFLRLASINILSNLMVPIAGLLSITFLGHLQDIHHLAGVTLATIIFNYLYRALGFLRTSTTGITAQGMGRKDSQDVLLVLLKNGLLALSLGLIILLLQYPLRWIGFNLVSAAPLVKASAQAYYDTRILGAPAALLNFVLIGWFLGKEQSSKVLWLSIIGNGANVILDYLLIIRWGLDSSGAGLATSLSQIIMCLVGVLFVSLDINWNEVKQIVQKISFEQWKGNLMLNRDLFIRTLILLSAFSLFTNVSSAMGTLVLAENSVLLQVFSLVVYFIDGLAFATESLAGNFKGQGIKKQLIPLLKFSGSLSFILALISVSVLILFPKTLFGLLTNHTEIYPYLISHVIWLLPVLGFGSIAFILDGYFIGLAEGVMLRNTAFGSTFIGFVPVAIIAWHYNNSNLLWLALSLFMATRVLLLGLKVPKTLDNL
- a CDS encoding EAL domain-containing protein, encoding MITKLHQVIRSFLVDNSNEKSSEDIKRIPVNSGKNNQKQSQQLWLFSLPSIIISTLFVTGGIITLRQTGHLQFLELVAYDQMVRVVSSNGSDPRLLIVEVNEEDIKQQKKWPLTDEVIAKVLNQLQEHNPRLIALDIYRDIPHPPGTDTLTKALEQDNIVVVKQLPMGDEPGVTAPETVPKNRVGFSDLPIDPDNVVRRTFLYVESPSGKIKEYSFALQIVLNYLSDNYSSFQVNPDYLKLNSTKIIALNNTSGGYVLPPSEAMGWQILVKYRSKQIRQVISLTDVLTGNFDPNLIKDKIVLIGVTTPNEKDTFPTPYSATATENFEMAGVEIHGQIVSQLLGTVLQEEQTFWFWPEGVEWVWIGFWSLLGGVVVWRSQRLWILGGNVILVVAGLWGLCFLLFTQSGWIPLVPPLLGFLLSGTCVLAYKTVYQTYHDPLTGLANRRSLEQRLQQLNHQNISQQSELVAVLFIDVNRFKSINDGLGHQAGDYLLTAMSQRLQQQLNSRKHLGRVGGDEFAIWLKPVKDKQDVVSFAEKLQQVLSQPLSWQGQEIYPTVTVGISFEETGRNFHGPELLRYADIAMHKAKEFNCSRPQIFEAGMDTQAVQRWHLETDLRLGLEQKEFQLYYQPIISLTTGNIAGFEALVRWNSKTRGFVSPGDFIPVAEETGLIVPLGEWILTEACRQIRAWHERFPRNPALIMSVNLSGRQFSQPNLVKQIQTILDVAGIEGDRLKLEITESMIMNNVEEAISLLNRLKGLGLRLSIDDFGTGYSSLSYLHRFPVDTLKVDKSFVGRMEDGKDSHKYIQIVRTIISLGHNLDLDVIAEGIETEGQMNILESLRCKYGQGYLFSRPLSSENAEALLAEDNPI
- a CDS encoding DUF928 domain-containing protein, whose product is MFDNKPIKTTTGVVTVSALMLLSFTSIGATQTERGRNNANQPEESIADSIPDRRKGGASRRPQTSQNTEDEEVVQAPQRRKPAASRNDNNQCNFNPQELVALIPENLHGKTTELSPTLYFSVPAITASTEIEFVLRGPEDELIEKQTFSGKGQAGIMSLKLPKVPHLSSANSEKTYHWYLSIICNQSDRADDVVVEGLLQPITLQSNLLQQLETATLEERIKLYQSHDLWHERLHTLAKMRRSQPQNTQLAQKLGELLESVQLDPTIGQKPLLETEMLSLSH
- a CDS encoding WecB/TagA/CpsF family glycosyltransferase; translation: MRTSPKTSSVLGLPVHLSDNYTGWLLQCLEKEQGVHVVTLNAEMAMLAEKDPLVAKIIKEADLVIPDGAGVVIYLKMRGQQQQRCPGIELAQSLIEGLGSNGQGNVIAFYGGKPGVTAAAADYWRGKLPEANIITAHGYLSPEEQETWKNTLKIQQPRLILVGLGVPRQEVWIRENRALCPQAIWVGVGGSFDIWSGTKSRAPGWLRNNNLEWLYRLYQEPWRWRRMLVLPQFFLKSLFYRH
- a CDS encoding 6-pyruvoyl-tetrahydropterin synthase-related protein translates to MTLKDIIKSVHQWLYKHRLAIGILLLYSIVAISLMAPMASSQIINGNFNDTASHVGYIAQARTAIIEGQFPLRVAPLENNSWRYPGFQFYSQLPYFIGGWFYKLVTPTNPYEAYKLVIIIALTIGGFYIYRLSCQLTQSRVAAILAGVAYMSAPYFLNNIHARGAFTEAIAQGILPVVLYYVIQCYLTGKRRYLIFSAISWFCLAVTHIITFVYGTLFFALLALIVVIQTRKTDFTFSRLIPPLQSYGLGWLLGFYFLAPVVFISSHLAISKQLNRNNPFYTNNYTPLANLLSPTSLPPEPSETGLAGTYGLHPAIGWILLGAWLVVMYYYYFSPSIPAKLNKTRPYMIALLWVFAVALFLTWSPINIWAILPRQLWVTQFTFRLLTHVMWAGALLTAYATVLIFRRRLDRRHLILGILIIVFASRPWLPAAKGTLTVDQLLQEPLFRYSGALDYLDRSPITTLYGKAELPLLHPDWTPGYSTWNTFVNHPLLLEAELRYPVWEPGENPVLFIEGEVPLENIAETATLEVHLDGKVIGSFPLVSRELKGEVPLPSLPESSHDFGLKFVVQGETRNGQPLNIRVKQLFLDGMLPKHTLIPVTETEENCQQQGVSTVCEITVSEEANIVQLPVLYYPDMLKVWVNDKGFNKIFAVYYRDYNLTGLDLKPGTYTIRTTFHGLAWANWISGLAWLGLISMMILPNFVRFKDKEGRSQEAEGRR
- a CDS encoding FkbM family methyltransferase, which translates into the protein MAIKDYLINKLRRVLGIIDILAALDQVLKDQKRELIKEILNQIKPGSIVECCINDVELLAPIEPLQVYQHCVFPNAEQKLNFLIENHCAEWLCSHINYGDTVLDIGAAFGVISFPLAKAVGKKGHIYAFEPAKNTQDTLQKILSLNHISNITVVTQAISDKSGIAEFIEYSQDNESSWASDTSTLASDNNIDEYKKFTTYQVSVITLDEYIAKNAIEPSAIKMDIEGFEFYALQGGKQTLEKYLPYLCIDIHADVKTGKSSLVEIEPFLQSLGYSLTMEEHTLYGIPPEKT